The following proteins are encoded in a genomic region of Dermatophagoides farinae isolate YC_2012a chromosome 8, ASM2471394v1, whole genome shotgun sequence:
- the LOC124495914 gene encoding LOW QUALITY PROTEIN: ribosome biogenesis protein BRX1 homolog (The sequence of the model RefSeq protein was modified relative to this genomic sequence to represent the inferred CDS: substituted 1 base at 1 genomic stop codon), with protein sequence MAKTARKIVPSPDKKNVKNEIKNIGQKVGGRIMKNKAKKQPKFKTEKNESINDDNVVVLEPVRRSDDLPLSLVRIXIPKWINKQRVLVIASRGITYRDRHLMNNLKALMPHSKSEPKMETKDPNLVLNEICEIRNCNKCIFFENRKRKDLYMWLANVSNGPTAKFLVENVHTMEELRMTGNCLKASRPFLSFDPKFESDPHWALLRELFVQIFGTPKSHPKSQPFFDHVFTFTILDHRIWFRNYQLCDEKGSLAEIGPRFCLNPIKIFDGSFMGRILYSNPHYVSPNKHRILIKQAAAKKYVQRLQAKQQRQLIKPANHETYADLDQYDDVFETIRPEEAIGPEKAIFQRKK encoded by the exons ATGGCCAAAACTGCAAGAAAAATTGTTCCATCACCAGATAAAaagaatgtaaaaaatgaaatcaaaaatattggcCAAAAAGTTGGTGGtcgaataatgaaaaataaagcgaaaaaacaaccaaaattcaaaaccgaaaaaaatgaatctatcaacgacgacaacgttGTAGTTTTGGAACCCGTTCGTCGATCCGATGAtttgccattatcattagtACGTATTTA AATACCAAAATGGATAAACAAACAACGTGTTTTGGTGATTGCATCACGTGGTATTACTTATCGTGATCGACATTTGATGAACAACCTAAAAGCGTTAATGCCTCATTCAAAATCAGAGCCCAAAATGGAGACAAAAGATCCGAATTTagttttgaatgaaatatgtGAAATTCGAAACTGTAACAAATGTATATTTTTCGAAAATCGCAAACGTAAAGATTTATACATGTGGTTGGCAAACGTTTCTAATGGCCCCACGGCGAAATTTCTTGTCGAAAATGTGCACACAATGGAAGAACTTCGAATGACAGGTAATTGTCTGAAAGCTTCACGACCATTCTTATCGTTTGATCCTAAATTCGAATCCGATCCACATTGGGCTTTGCTGCGTGAATTATTTGTGCAAATTTTTGGTACACCAAAATCTCATCCAAAAAGTCAGCCATTTTTCGACCACGTATTCACATTCACTATTCTTGATCATCGTATTTGGTTCCGAAACTATCAACTTTGTGATGAGAAAGGATCATTGGCCGAAATCGGCCCACGATTCTGTTTAAATCCTATCAAAATATTCGACGGATCCTTTATGGGCCGTATCTTGTACTCGAATCCACATTATGTGTCGCCTAATAAACATCGAATTTTAATCAAGCAAGCTGCTGCAAAAAAATACGTCCAACGATTACAAGCGAAACAACAACGTCAATTGATCAAGCCGGCTAATCATGAAACGTATGCTGATCTtgatcaatatgatgatgtttttgagACCATCCGCCCTGAAGAAGCTATTGGTCCAGAAAAGGCCATTTTTCAAcgtaaaaaatga